One genomic segment of Syntrophales bacterium includes these proteins:
- a CDS encoding 4Fe-4S binding protein yields MYSKKVVIRYSADIIDQPIIYQLAKKHDLAFNILKARIFPRREGIIVLELSGTKENFDKGIRFLKETGLKVEPLSKSVTQNIDKCVHCGACTAFCPTDALHLDKISMEVLFDPEKCNGCELCVSACPVRAMEVDLF; encoded by the coding sequence ATGTATTCAAAAAAGGTGGTTATACGCTATTCCGCAGATATTATAGATCAACCGATCATATATCAGCTTGCAAAAAAACATGACTTGGCATTCAACATACTGAAAGCGAGGATATTCCCTCGAAGAGAAGGGATAATAGTGCTGGAACTGAGCGGTACGAAGGAAAACTTTGACAAAGGCATCCGATTTCTTAAAGAGACGGGGCTAAAGGTCGAACCACTCTCGAAAAGCGTCACTCAAAACATAGATAAATGCGTCCATTGCGGTGCCTGCACGGCATTCTGTCCAACCGATGCACTCCACTTAGATAAAATATCGATGGAGGTACTTTTCGACCCGGAAAAGTGCAACGGATGTGAATTATGCGTCTCAGCCTGCCCGGTAAGAGCAATGGAGGTAGATCTTTTTTAA